One Diadema setosum chromosome 8, eeDiaSeto1, whole genome shotgun sequence genomic window carries:
- the LOC140232210 gene encoding melatonin receptor type 1B-A-like has translation MEDAPTSVIPPNNVTYDRDDGTSTPHFYIAGTFCLIALIGIPGNVLVMLSVCLSRSLQSATNAFLTSLSVADLLTCSFLPVQAIALLQEAEGFIVPNWMCVGVAYSSCVCNISSMLHLFIIAVTRCVFLTDNNAMKYAHLRTKRNVSILISIAWVLPCLVYLIPIFAGIRKLGYHDVLRVCLFRNEVNTITRFYIAIVAVTYSLTLISITACHLQIFLSIRKHNQKLIAFATPVERPSNNSSTAVDPRELAPLSSDGRDRRGSSVLDIAREKLKSVSLERRRPSAVSHIGLVLSRELEITKYLIYVVAAFIICVLPMLACLTTAKCYNNYLTYMMILLVFNSCVNPFIYSLKDHTFRAVFGALLRCRLSEIPQRFYWLNRKPSVTLQRYWITSQKS, from the coding sequence TTCCTCCAAATAATGTAACTTATGACCGGGATGATGGTACATCGACGCCTCATTTCTACATCGCCGGGACGTTCTGCCTCATCGCCTTGATCGGTATCCCTGGTAACGTGCTGGTGATGCTGTCAGTATGTCTGTCGAGGTCCCTCCAGTCCGCCACGAACGCCTTCCTCACCAGTCTCAGTGTCGCCGATCTCTTAACCTGTTCCTTCCTACCGGTGCAGGCTATCGCACTGCTCCAGGAAGCTGAGGGTTTCATTGTTCCAAACTGGATGTGCGTTGGCGTCGCATACTCCAGCTGCGTGTGCAACATTAGCAGCATGCTGCATCTCTTCATCATCGCCGTGACGAGATGTGTATTCCTCACGGATAACAACGCCATGAAGTACGCGCACCTGAGGACGAAACGGAACGTGTCCATTCTGATCTCCATCGCTTGGGTGCTGCCCTGCCTGGTCTATCTCATTCCCATCTTCGCTGGAATACGGAAGCTCGGTTATCATGACGTGTTGCGAGTCTGTCTCTTTCGGAACGAGGTGAATACCATTACTCGTTTCTACATCGCAATAGTCGCTGTGACATATTCTCTGACGCTCATATCCATCACTGCTTGCCATCTCCAGATATTTCTGTCCATCCGCAAGCACAACCAGAAGCTGATAGCGTTTGCAACCCCGGTGGAGCGCCCGTCGAATAATTCTAGTACTGCCGTCGATCCCCGCGAGTTGGCTCCGTTGTCGTCGGATGGACGAGATCGCCGTGGCTCTTCGGTACTCGACATCGCGCGGGAAAAGCTGAAGAGCGTGTCGCTGGAAAGGCGTCGTCCTAGCGCCGTTTCCCACATCGGACTGGTGCTGTCGCGGGAACTGGAGATCACAAAATATCTCATCTACGTTGTTGCCGCTTTCATCATATGTGTCTTGCCCATGCTCGCTTGTCTCACCACCGCCAAGTGCTACAACAACTACCTGACGTACATGATGATACTGCTGGTTTTTAACTCTTGTGTTAACCCGTTCATTTACAGCTTGAAGGACCACACTTTTCGCGCAGTTTTTGGCGCACTTTTGAGATGTCGCCTGTCCGAAATCCCACAGCGGTTCTACTGGCTGAACAGAAAACCTTCAGTAACTCTTCAGAGATACTGGATCACGAGTCAGAAGTCTTAG